A single genomic interval of Suncus etruscus isolate mSunEtr1 chromosome 12, mSunEtr1.pri.cur, whole genome shotgun sequence harbors:
- the GPR176 gene encoding G-protein coupled receptor 176, whose product MVLWSTCRTTVFKSVTNRFIKNLACSGICASLVCVPFDIILSTSPHCCWWIYTMLFCRVVKFLHKVFCSVTILSFPAIALDRYYSVLYPLERKISDAKSRELVIYIWAHAVVASVPVFAVTNVADIYAMSTCTEVWNNSLGHLVYVLTYNITTVIVPVAVVFLLMILIRRALSASQKKKVIIAALRTPQNTISIPYASQREAELHATLLCMVMVFILCSVPYATLVVYQTVLNVPDTSVFLLLTAIWLPKVSLLANPVLFLTVNRSVRKCLVGTLVQLHHRYSRRNVVSTGSGAADASLDPSMRSGSQLLEMFHIGQQQIFKSTEDEEDSDTKYLGSADLHAKEIVTTCLEGELGSQFATLAAPPGTVDQAAPAVPLEPETFPDKYSLQFGFGPFELPPQWLSETRNSKKRLLPPLGNTPEELIQTKMPKVGRVERKMSRNNKVSIFPKVDS is encoded by the exons ATGGTGTTATGGTCAACTTGCCGCACAACGGTGTTCAAATCTGTCACCAACAGGTTCATAAAAAACCTGGCCTGCTCGGGGATCTGTGCCAGCCTGGTCTGTGTGCCCTTCGACATTATCCTCAGCACCAGTCCTCACTGTTGCTGGTGGATCTACACCATGCTTTTCTGCAGGGTCGTCAAATTCTTGCACAAAGTCTTCTGTTCTGTGACTATCCTCAGCTTCCCTGCGATAGCCTTGGACAG gtaTTACTCAGTCCTCTATCCTCTGGAGAGAAAAATATCTGATGCCAAGTCTCGGGAACTGGTGATATACATCTGGGCCCATGCTGTAGTTGCCAGTGTCCCTGTGTTTGCTGTGACCAATGTTGCTGACATCTATGCTATGTCCACATGCACTGAAGTCTGGAACAACTCCTTGGGCCACCTGGTGTATGTTCTTACCTATAACATCACCACTGTCATTGTGCCTGTGGCTGTGGTGTTCCTCTTAATGATACTTATACGCCGGGCCCTGAGCGCCAGCCAGAAGAAGAAGGTCATCATCGCCGCGCTGCGGACCCCCCAGAACACTATTTCTATCCCCTACGCATCCCAGCGAGAGGCCGAGCTGCATGCCACCCTGCTCTGTATGGTGATGGTCTTCATCTTGTGTAGTGTGCCCTATGCCACCTTGGTGGTCTACCAGACTGTGCTCAATGTCCCTGACACTTCTGTGTTTTTGTTGCTCACTGCTATTTGGCTGCCCAAAGTCTCTCTGTTGGCAAACCCTGTGCTCTTTCTGACTGTGAACAGATCTGTGCGGAAATGCTTGGTAGGTACCTTGGTACAGCTGCACCACCGCTATAGTCGCAGGAATGTGGTGAGCACAGGAAGTGGAGCGGCCGATGCTAGCCTGGATCCCAGCATGCGCTCCGGCAGCCAGCTCCTGGAGATGTTCCACATTGGACAGCAGCAGATCTTTAAATCTACGGAGGATGAGGAGGACAGTGACACCAAATATCTGGGCTCAGCTGACCTCCACGCTAAGGAGATTGTGACCACTTGCCTGGAGGGAGAGTTGGGGTCACAATTTGCAACCCTGGCAGCACCCCCAGGCACCGTGGATCAGGCAGCCCCAGCAGTACCCCTAGAACCTGAGACATTCCCTGATAAATATTCCCTGCAGTTCGGTTTTGGGCCTTTTGAGTTGCCTCCTCAGTGGCTCTCAGAGACCCGAAATAGCAAGAAGCGGTTGCTCCCCCCGTTGGGGAACACTCCTGAAGAGTTGATCCAGACAAAGATGCCCAAGGTAGGAAGGGTGGAGAGGAAGATGAGCAGAAACAACAAAGTGAGCATTTTCCCAAAGGTGGATTCCTAG